A region from the Benincasa hispida cultivar B227 chromosome 12, ASM972705v1, whole genome shotgun sequence genome encodes:
- the LOC120068116 gene encoding heavy metal-associated isoprenylated plant protein 39-like: protein MASFLFPIKIQTLPFCLIFLFKPFFFFFFFNNSNSQTHLNMRKVVLKLDIHGDKGKRKALKAVSVLQGIESIAMDMKEKKLTVIGEVDPVDVVAKVRKHWPNADIVSVGPAKEEKPAAKGGEKQTGKIESEAIEEMVKLHQCYGYTGYGGPHYRVYSVEENPHSCTIS from the exons ATGGCGTCCTTTCTATTTCCTATTAAAATCCAAACGTTACCCTTTTGccttattttcttatttaagccattcttcttcttcttcttcttcaacaattcaaattctcaGACCCATCTCAATATGAGG AAAGTTGTGTTGAAGTTGGACATACATGGTGACAAAGGAAAACGAAAGGCTTTGAAAGCAGTCTCTGTTCTTCAAG GAATTGAATCGATTGCCATGGacatgaaggagaagaagctaACAGTAATAGGGGAAGTTGATCCGGTTGACGTAGTTGCAAAGGTTCGAAAGCATTGGCCGAACGCCGATATCGTCAGCGTCGGCCCAGCGAAGGAAGAGAAGCCTGCAGCAAAAGGAGGAGAGAAGCAAACAGGAAAGATTGAAAGTGAAGCAATTGAAGAGATGGTTAAATTGCACCAATGCTATGGTTATACTGGTTATGGAGGTCCTCATTATCGTGTATATAGTGTAGAGGAGAATCCTCATTCTTGtaccatatcttga